The following are encoded in a window of Nocardia sp. BMG111209 genomic DNA:
- a CDS encoding NADPH-dependent FMN reductase: protein MTKPVLQIVIGSTRPGRVGASVARWFAELARADGRFEVEVVDLAEVGLPLLDEPNHPRLRTYLHEHTRKWSATVARADAFAFVIPEYNYSLNAATKNAIDYLFHEWQYKPLGIISYGGVSGGLRAAQALKPIATALKMWPTPDTVIIPAVGQLRDENGMFTPTEPITAAADALLDELDKLTAVLRPLRAQEAAAARA from the coding sequence GTGACCAAGCCCGTACTGCAGATCGTCATCGGCAGCACCCGTCCCGGACGCGTCGGCGCGTCGGTGGCGCGGTGGTTCGCCGAACTGGCCCGCGCCGACGGCCGTTTCGAGGTCGAGGTCGTCGATCTGGCCGAGGTGGGGCTGCCGTTGCTGGACGAACCGAACCATCCGCGGCTGCGCACCTATCTGCACGAGCACACCAGGAAATGGAGCGCGACCGTCGCGCGGGCCGACGCCTTCGCCTTCGTGATCCCCGAGTACAACTACTCGCTGAACGCCGCCACCAAGAACGCGATCGACTATCTGTTCCACGAGTGGCAGTACAAACCGCTGGGCATCATCAGCTACGGCGGGGTGTCCGGTGGCCTGCGGGCGGCGCAGGCGCTCAAGCCCATCGCCACCGCGCTGAAGATGTGGCCGACGCCGGACACCGTGATCATCCCGGCCGTGGGGCAATTGCGCGACGAGAACGGCATGTTCACGCCGACCGAGCCGATCACGGCAGCGGCCGATGCCCTGCTCGACGAGCTGGACAAGCTGACCGCCGTGCTGCGTCCGCTGCGGGCGCAGGAGGCAGCGGCGGCGCGAGCCTGA
- a CDS encoding FAD-dependent monooxygenase: MTSVPHTPVLVVGGGLVGLSTALLLEYHGVPYVLVERRAAASPLPRSRGLHTHTGEIYRQLAVTERVDAAAASALRAGRFGGAWTGENLSVAQPLDIDMHSMGAGVPSPARFVFLPQVLLEPVLAETARERGGDLRFGVELTDFDPGPDGVLATLRDTAGTETRLRADYLIAADGANSPIRRALGVGGWELPPTHHYLNVFARVDLTGVLNGRSFSQCEIDGPVRGLVLSKNNTDEWSFHLEYDPAVSTPADYPDDRCADLIRAMIGRPDLDVRVLARAAWDTGTFVADDYRCDRIFLTGDAAHRHAPWGGYGGNTGVADAHNLVWKLAAVLSGAASPDLLDTYAPERRPRALVAIEQSRLGTDFRTRYGLPTPDNAADLARRLDLDTVMSRYRYAAPDAEPTPLHVDDLSGRTGTRVPHLWLDPEETLSTLDLCGPGFAVLVAGTGTPWRDAASRAAHATGADIEVHYLPEQQWQEATGLPAGGALLIRPDQHVASRLGTADPDALTRALRAALGTAIPATATLGSDSAAVLG; the protein is encoded by the coding sequence ATGACTTCCGTACCTCATACCCCGGTCCTCGTCGTCGGTGGTGGGCTGGTCGGCCTGTCCACGGCGCTGCTGCTCGAGTATCACGGCGTGCCCTACGTACTCGTCGAACGCCGCGCCGCCGCATCCCCGCTGCCGCGCTCCCGCGGCCTGCACACCCACACCGGCGAGATCTACCGGCAGCTCGCGGTGACCGAACGGGTCGACGCCGCGGCCGCCTCGGCCCTGCGGGCCGGCCGCTTCGGCGGCGCCTGGACCGGCGAAAACCTCAGCGTCGCACAGCCACTCGACATCGACATGCACAGCATGGGCGCGGGCGTACCCAGTCCGGCGCGTTTCGTATTCCTGCCGCAGGTACTGCTCGAGCCGGTCCTCGCCGAAACCGCCCGGGAACGCGGCGGCGACCTGCGATTCGGCGTCGAGCTGACCGATTTCGACCCGGGCCCCGACGGCGTCCTCGCCACCCTGCGCGACACCGCCGGCACCGAAACCCGGTTGCGCGCCGACTATCTGATCGCCGCCGACGGCGCGAACAGCCCGATCCGCCGCGCGCTCGGCGTCGGCGGCTGGGAGCTGCCACCGACCCACCACTACCTGAACGTCTTCGCCCGGGTCGATCTGACCGGCGTGCTGAACGGCCGCAGCTTCAGCCAGTGCGAGATCGACGGCCCGGTCCGCGGCCTGGTGCTGTCCAAGAACAACACCGACGAATGGTCGTTCCACCTGGAATACGATCCGGCCGTCTCGACCCCGGCCGACTACCCCGACGATCGCTGCGCCGACCTGATCCGCGCGATGATCGGCCGCCCCGACCTCGACGTACGCGTCCTGGCCCGCGCCGCCTGGGACACCGGCACCTTCGTGGCCGACGACTACCGCTGCGACCGAATCTTCCTGACCGGCGACGCCGCCCACCGGCACGCCCCCTGGGGTGGCTACGGCGGCAACACCGGCGTGGCCGACGCGCACAACCTGGTCTGGAAACTCGCCGCGGTACTGTCCGGCGCGGCGTCCCCGGACCTACTGGACACCTACGCACCGGAACGGCGACCACGAGCACTCGTCGCGATCGAACAGTCCCGGCTCGGCACCGACTTCCGGACCCGCTACGGCCTCCCGACCCCGGACAACGCCGCCGACCTGGCCCGCCGACTCGACCTCGACACCGTCATGAGCCGCTACCGCTACGCCGCACCCGACGCCGAACCGACCCCACTGCACGTCGACGACCTGTCCGGTCGGACCGGAACCCGAGTCCCGCATCTGTGGCTCGATCCCGAAGAGACACTGTCCACCCTCGACCTCTGCGGCCCCGGCTTCGCGGTGCTGGTGGCGGGGACCGGCACCCCGTGGCGGGATGCCGCGAGCCGCGCCGCCCACGCGACCGGCGCCGACATCGAGGTCCACTACCTCCCGGAACAACAGTGGCAGGAAGCCACCGGCCTCCCCGCAGGCGGCGCACTCCTGATCCGCCCCGACCAGCACGTGGCGAGCCGCCTCGGCACCGCAGATCCCGACGCCCTCACCAGAGCCCTGCGTGCGGCCCTGGGCACCGCGATCCCCGCCACCGCCACACTCGGATCGGACTCCGCCGCCGTACTCGGTTGA
- a CDS encoding iron-containing alcohol dehydrogenase, translating into MTESSVSPHSAAADSGITFTHETLGQRAGFGHGRAAELLRAEVARLGAERVMLIASTRDRVNVDRLAAVVPVALRWTEVRQHVPVDNAERARAAATAAGVDVLVAVGGGSAVGLAKAVALTSGLPIVAVPTTYAGSEATDVWGLTDADGKRTGSDRAVLPVAVVYDAELSLSMPVELAVTSGLNALAHCVDALWAPRADPINRAMALEGARALATALRGIVADPGDGAARERALYGCYLAAVAFASAGSGLHHKICHVLGGAFDLPHARTHAVVLPHVLAFNAPAVPDLAGRLATALGHPPVVPAAGPAAAIGALAELYRATGAPTALAESGFTATDVVAAVPQVLAVAPPSNPVPVTTANLTTLLTAARTGSNPAVPAEVEQAIREQTLTDRVVASFAGAADPRLRMLMQALTRHLHAFVREVRLGEGEWEAAIDFLTRAGHITDDRRQEFILLSDVLGASMQTITVSNPANGNATEATVFGPFFVAGSPEIPLGGDIARGAIGEPCWVEGVVTGVDGAPIPGARIEVWEADADGYYDVQYPGGALAGRGHLSTDSEGRYRFWGLTPTPYPVPHDGPVGELLAATDRSPVRAAHLHFMVTAPGFRTLVTHIFVADDPQLAIGDSVFGVKDSLIRSFDRHSAGTATPDGRDLGDRTWTRTRFDIVLAPENR; encoded by the coding sequence ATGACCGAATCGTCCGTGTCACCGCACAGTGCGGCTGCCGATTCCGGCATCACGTTCACGCACGAGACGCTGGGGCAGCGGGCCGGGTTCGGGCACGGGCGGGCGGCGGAGTTGCTGCGGGCCGAGGTGGCTCGGCTCGGCGCCGAGCGGGTGATGCTGATCGCGTCGACCCGGGACCGGGTGAACGTCGATCGGCTGGCGGCGGTTGTTCCGGTGGCGTTGCGCTGGACCGAGGTCCGGCAGCATGTGCCGGTGGACAATGCCGAGCGCGCGCGGGCGGCCGCGACGGCGGCGGGGGTCGACGTGCTGGTGGCCGTGGGTGGCGGGTCGGCGGTCGGACTGGCGAAGGCGGTCGCGCTGACCAGCGGGTTGCCGATCGTCGCCGTGCCGACCACCTATGCCGGGTCGGAGGCCACCGATGTGTGGGGACTGACCGATGCGGACGGGAAACGGACCGGATCCGATCGGGCGGTACTGCCGGTCGCGGTCGTCTACGACGCGGAGCTGTCCCTCTCGATGCCGGTCGAACTCGCGGTGACCAGCGGGCTGAACGCGCTGGCGCACTGCGTGGACGCGCTGTGGGCGCCGCGGGCCGATCCGATCAACCGGGCGATGGCGCTGGAGGGGGCGCGAGCGCTGGCCACCGCGCTGCGCGGCATCGTGGCCGATCCGGGCGACGGCGCCGCGCGGGAACGGGCGTTGTACGGCTGCTATCTGGCGGCGGTCGCCTTCGCCTCGGCGGGTTCGGGGCTGCATCACAAGATCTGCCATGTGCTGGGCGGGGCCTTCGATCTGCCGCATGCCCGCACCCATGCCGTGGTGCTGCCACACGTACTCGCGTTCAACGCGCCGGCGGTCCCGGATCTGGCCGGTCGGCTGGCCACGGCCCTCGGGCATCCGCCGGTCGTGCCCGCGGCGGGTCCGGCCGCGGCGATCGGCGCGCTCGCCGAGCTGTACCGGGCGACGGGTGCGCCGACCGCACTCGCCGAATCCGGTTTCACCGCAACGGATGTCGTGGCCGCCGTGCCGCAGGTGCTGGCGGTGGCGCCGCCGTCGAATCCGGTGCCGGTGACCACGGCGAATCTGACCACGCTGCTGACCGCCGCCCGCACCGGATCGAATCCGGCGGTGCCGGCCGAGGTGGAACAGGCCATCCGGGAGCAGACCCTGACCGATCGGGTGGTCGCCTCCTTCGCCGGCGCCGCCGATCCACGGTTGCGGATGTTGATGCAGGCGCTGACGCGGCATCTGCACGCGTTCGTGCGCGAGGTGCGGCTCGGCGAGGGGGAGTGGGAGGCGGCGATCGACTTCCTCACCCGGGCCGGGCACATCACCGACGACCGGCGGCAGGAGTTCATCCTGCTGTCCGATGTGCTCGGCGCATCGATGCAGACGATCACCGTGTCCAATCCGGCCAACGGGAATGCCACCGAGGCCACCGTATTCGGGCCGTTCTTCGTGGCCGGTTCGCCCGAGATCCCGCTCGGCGGCGATATCGCCCGGGGTGCGATCGGCGAACCGTGCTGGGTGGAAGGCGTCGTCACCGGCGTCGACGGCGCACCGATTCCCGGGGCCCGGATCGAGGTGTGGGAGGCCGACGCGGACGGATATTACGACGTCCAGTATCCCGGCGGCGCGCTCGCCGGTCGCGGGCACCTGTCGACCGATTCCGAAGGGCGGTACCGGTTCTGGGGACTGACGCCGACGCCGTATCCGGTCCCGCACGACGGGCCGGTCGGGGAGCTGCTGGCGGCGACCGATCGATCGCCGGTGCGCGCCGCGCACCTGCACTTCATGGTGACCGCTCCCGGCTTCCGCACGCTGGTGACGCATATCTTCGTGGCGGACGATCCGCAGTTGGCGATCGGCGACAGCGTCTTCGGCGTGAAAGACTCGCTGATCAGGAGCTTCGACCGGCACTCGGCCGGGACCGCGACACCCGACGGCCGGGACCTCGGCGATCGGACCTGGACCCGGACCCGGTTCGACATCGTGCTGGCGCCGGAAAACCGTTGA
- a CDS encoding ATP-binding protein: MSATTASSNGRNIARRMAAPLRSALTEHRTVVLVGPRRCGKTVLVSALSRERGVPCRSLDQPATRRAAAFDPVEFVVGADPVVIDGVPQVPDLAGAVAKAAAHGSRPGQFLLTGSVRAPGFADLPSAQPGGTAVLELWPLSQGELDGRPDRFVDRMFAAGPRPDHRSAETRAGYVERLVRGGFPEAVSRTPLRRRRFHDAYLTELLDREIGQLAEIERIDEMRALTRLVASRSGQLLMAGTVAGELGISQRTVARYLTLLEDAFLLRRIPAWTRDIGTRAVSAAKVAVVDSGLAAHLVGRGAAELRSLESPLGPLLEGFAAMEIARQLTWSAPGIEMFHYRTRDQLEVDIVLENPRGQVVAVDVKAASTVRDEDFRGLRHLADRLGADLVAGIVLHTGPQTLTFGSRLCAVPIAALWES; the protein is encoded by the coding sequence ATGTCAGCCACAACCGCCTCGTCGAACGGTCGGAACATCGCGCGCCGAATGGCCGCGCCGCTACGGTCGGCGCTGACCGAGCATCGCACGGTGGTGCTGGTCGGGCCGAGGCGATGTGGGAAGACGGTGCTGGTGTCGGCGTTGTCGCGGGAGCGGGGAGTGCCGTGCCGATCGCTGGATCAGCCCGCGACACGGCGAGCGGCGGCGTTCGACCCGGTCGAGTTCGTGGTGGGTGCGGATCCGGTGGTGATCGACGGGGTGCCGCAGGTGCCCGATCTGGCGGGTGCGGTGGCGAAGGCGGCCGCACACGGTTCGCGACCCGGACAGTTCCTGCTGACCGGATCGGTGCGGGCGCCGGGATTCGCTGATCTCCCGTCGGCGCAGCCCGGCGGCACCGCGGTGCTGGAACTCTGGCCGCTGTCCCAAGGCGAACTGGACGGGCGGCCGGACCGATTCGTGGACCGGATGTTCGCGGCGGGACCGCGACCTGATCACCGGAGCGCGGAGACGCGGGCGGGATATGTGGAAAGGCTTGTGCGAGGCGGATTTCCCGAGGCGGTGTCCAGAACGCCGCTGCGGCGCAGGCGTTTCCACGACGCCTATCTGACCGAGCTGCTCGATCGGGAGATCGGTCAGCTCGCCGAGATCGAGCGGATCGATGAAATGCGTGCACTGACAAGGCTGGTGGCATCGCGATCCGGTCAATTGCTGATGGCGGGCACGGTGGCCGGCGAGCTGGGGATCTCGCAGCGGACCGTGGCCCGGTATCTGACCCTGCTGGAGGATGCCTTCCTGCTCAGGCGAATTCCCGCCTGGACCCGGGACATCGGCACCCGGGCGGTGAGTGCCGCCAAGGTGGCCGTGGTGGATTCGGGGCTGGCCGCACATCTGGTGGGCCGCGGTGCGGCCGAATTGCGTTCCCTGGAAAGCCCGTTGGGGCCGCTGCTCGAGGGGTTCGCCGCCATGGAGATCGCCAGGCAGCTGACCTGGTCGGCGCCGGGGATCGAGATGTTCCACTACCGCACCCGGGATCAACTCGAGGTCGACATCGTGCTGGAGAACCCGCGGGGGCAGGTGGTGGCCGTCGACGTGAAGGCCGCTTCGACCGTGCGGGACGAGGACTTTCGCGGGCTGCGGCATCTCGCCGACCGGCTCGGCGCGGACCTCGTGGCCGGGATCGTGCTGCACACCGGGCCGCAGACCCTGACCTTCGGGTCGCGTCTGTGCGCCGTGCCGATCGCCGCGCTGTGGGAATCGTGA
- a CDS encoding enoyl-CoA hydratase/isomerase family protein, which produces MSKYETIRFEQSGGIARITLNRPDAANGINHVLSRELAEIAGLVADDPAVKVVTLTGEGKFFSAGGDLKAMAANEAKAGAYVKGLADDLHRALSSFARMDALLIIGVNGVAAGAGFSLAVTGDLVVAADTASFTMAYTRAGLSPDGGASYYLPRLIGLRRTQELMLTNRSLSAAEALEWDLLHRVVPAAELATAVDELAAQFAAGPKLSNANVKKLLLVSSDHTLEEQLARESAFISHCADSSDGQEGIAAFLGKRTPKFA; this is translated from the coding sequence ATGAGCAAGTACGAGACGATCCGGTTCGAACAGTCCGGGGGTATCGCACGCATCACCCTGAACCGGCCCGATGCGGCGAACGGCATCAACCATGTGCTGAGCCGGGAACTGGCCGAGATCGCGGGCCTGGTCGCCGACGATCCGGCGGTGAAGGTGGTCACCCTGACCGGCGAGGGCAAGTTCTTCTCCGCGGGCGGCGACCTGAAGGCGATGGCGGCGAACGAAGCCAAGGCCGGCGCGTACGTGAAGGGCCTCGCCGACGACCTGCACCGGGCGTTGTCCTCCTTCGCGCGGATGGACGCGCTGCTGATCATCGGCGTGAACGGGGTCGCCGCCGGCGCCGGGTTCAGCCTCGCCGTGACCGGCGATCTGGTGGTCGCCGCCGACACCGCCTCCTTCACCATGGCCTACACTCGCGCGGGCCTGAGCCCCGACGGCGGCGCCTCCTACTATCTGCCGCGCCTGATCGGCCTGCGCCGCACCCAGGAGCTCATGCTCACCAACCGGTCCCTGTCCGCCGCCGAGGCGCTGGAATGGGATCTGCTGCATCGGGTCGTCCCCGCCGCCGAACTCGCGACCGCCGTCGACGAGCTGGCCGCGCAGTTCGCCGCGGGCCCGAAGTTGTCCAACGCGAACGTGAAGAAGCTGCTGCTGGTCAGTTCCGATCACACCCTCGAGGAGCAGCTGGCCCGCGAGTCCGCCTTCATCTCGCACTGCGCCGACTCCTCCGACGGCCAGGAGGGCATCGCCGCATTCCTCGGCAAGCGCACCCCGAAGTTCGCCTGA
- a CDS encoding oxidoreductase, which yields MVFQAMVAHETDSGVTLTREEVGDDFLGPGEVTIKVHFSSANFKDGLAVTAGGGVVRNYPIIPGIDLTGEVVESADPQFAPGDAVIAHGYEIGVSHHGGFAEYARVPAEWVVKLDGVSTREAAAIGTAGFTAAMSVQALLDRGLSPGDGPVLVTGATGGVGAVAVDILAGRGFEVVASTGKADVGEWLATLGAKSVIGRLPEDPAAKIRPLGKAQWAAAVDSVGGTSLAYVLSTVKYGGAVAVSGLTGGTALPTTVMPFILRGVSLLGVDSVNFPIEDRRALWARLGGDLKPQHLSAIEHYAPVTTAEKVLRDIHSGGHSGRTVLGVAGEF from the coding sequence ATGGTGTTTCAGGCGATGGTGGCGCACGAGACGGACAGCGGTGTGACGTTGACCCGGGAGGAGGTGGGCGACGACTTCCTCGGTCCGGGAGAGGTGACGATCAAGGTGCACTTCTCCAGCGCCAACTTCAAGGATGGGCTGGCTGTCACCGCGGGCGGCGGGGTGGTGCGCAACTATCCGATCATCCCCGGCATCGACCTGACCGGTGAGGTGGTCGAGTCGGCCGATCCGCAGTTCGCCCCCGGCGACGCGGTGATCGCGCACGGCTACGAGATCGGCGTGAGCCACCACGGTGGATTCGCCGAATACGCCCGGGTACCGGCGGAATGGGTCGTGAAGCTCGACGGCGTGAGCACCCGGGAGGCCGCCGCGATCGGCACCGCCGGATTCACCGCCGCGATGAGCGTCCAGGCCCTGCTCGACCGCGGCCTGTCCCCCGGCGACGGCCCGGTGCTGGTCACGGGCGCGACGGGTGGCGTCGGCGCGGTCGCCGTCGACATCCTCGCCGGCCGCGGCTTCGAGGTGGTGGCCTCCACCGGCAAGGCCGATGTGGGCGAGTGGCTCGCCACGCTCGGCGCGAAATCGGTGATCGGCCGCCTCCCCGAGGATCCGGCCGCGAAGATCCGCCCGCTCGGCAAGGCCCAGTGGGCGGCAGCCGTCGACAGTGTCGGCGGCACCTCCCTGGCCTATGTACTCAGCACCGTGAAATACGGTGGCGCGGTTGCGGTCAGCGGCCTCACCGGCGGCACCGCCCTGCCCACCACGGTCATGCCGTTCATCCTGCGCGGCGTCTCACTGTTGGGCGTCGACTCGGTGAATTTCCCCATCGAGGATCGCCGCGCGCTGTGGGCCCGGCTCGGCGGCGACCTGAAACCACAACACCTTTCGGCCATCGAGCACTACGCCCCGGTGACCACCGCCGAAAAGGTGTTGCGGGACATCCATTCCGGCGGCCACTCGGGCCGTACGGTACTGGGGGTCGCGGGCGAATTCTGA
- a CDS encoding DNA polymerase IV — MARWLLHVDLDQFQAAVEFRRHRELRGLPVIVGGNGDPAEPRKVVTCASYPARAFGVRAGMPLRQAARLCPDGIFLPLDMATYEEASAEVMDLLRTFPVRVEVLGWDEAFLAADTDDPELLAREIRSAVTELDLSCSIGIGDNKLRAKLATGFAKAVGKGTAAVTDGGPADRDSATEPLAPAEAGDGGADESARAGTGIFRLTVDNWTELMADRPTSALWGIGSRIAKRLSELGIDTVAQLAAADRERLAAAFGPNTGPYLWVLGHGAGDTDVVTEPHIPVGHSKSETFPHDLTDRAAIEAQVARLAAEVAEEVAADGRVTARVGVIVRTNTFFTRTKQRKLPAPTTDIAEIVDTALAVLARFELDRPIRLLGVRLELVPLDTP, encoded by the coding sequence GTGGCCAGGTGGCTGTTGCATGTCGATCTCGACCAGTTCCAGGCGGCGGTGGAGTTCCGCCGGCACCGGGAACTGCGCGGTCTGCCGGTCATCGTGGGGGGTAACGGCGATCCGGCCGAGCCGCGCAAGGTGGTCACCTGTGCGTCGTATCCGGCGCGGGCCTTCGGTGTGCGGGCCGGGATGCCGCTGCGTCAGGCGGCTCGCCTGTGCCCGGACGGTATCTTCCTCCCGCTCGACATGGCCACCTACGAGGAGGCCTCCGCCGAGGTGATGGACCTGCTGCGCACCTTCCCGGTGCGGGTCGAGGTGCTCGGTTGGGACGAGGCGTTCCTCGCCGCCGACACCGACGATCCGGAGCTGCTGGCTCGCGAGATCCGCAGTGCGGTAACGGAATTGGATCTGAGTTGTTCGATCGGCATCGGCGACAACAAGTTACGGGCCAAACTGGCGACCGGCTTCGCGAAGGCGGTCGGCAAGGGTACGGCGGCGGTGACCGACGGCGGGCCGGCGGATCGCGACAGTGCGACCGAACCGCTCGCTCCGGCCGAGGCCGGTGACGGTGGAGCCGACGAGTCTGCCCGCGCCGGGACGGGGATCTTCCGTCTGACCGTAGACAACTGGACCGAATTGATGGCGGACCGTCCGACCAGCGCACTCTGGGGTATCGGTTCCCGCATCGCGAAACGCCTGTCGGAGTTGGGTATCGACACGGTGGCGCAGCTGGCGGCCGCTGATCGGGAGCGGCTGGCCGCCGCGTTCGGGCCCAACACCGGGCCCTATCTGTGGGTGCTCGGCCACGGTGCGGGCGACACCGATGTGGTCACCGAGCCGCACATCCCGGTCGGTCACAGCAAATCCGAGACGTTCCCGCACGATCTCACCGATCGGGCCGCGATCGAGGCGCAGGTGGCCCGCCTCGCTGCCGAGGTCGCCGAGGAGGTGGCCGCCGACGGGCGGGTCACCGCGCGGGTCGGTGTCATCGTGCGCACCAACACCTTCTTCACGCGCACCAAGCAACGCAAACTGCCCGCTCCCACCACCGACATCGCCGAGATCGTCGACACCGCCCTGGCGGTGCTGGCCCGATTCGAGCTCGACCGGCCGATCCGGCTGCTCGGCGTCCGGCTGGAACTCGTCCCCCTCGACACGCCGTGA
- a CDS encoding nitroreductase/quinone reductase family protein, whose translation MSTPDDWNTKIIEEFRANEGRVGGPFEGAPMILVHHNGRKSGREVVTPMMYMADEQDPDTIYVFASKAGAPTNPAWYYNLTTAGAGSVERGTGGYPVTVDEVTGERRDTLYAEQARRYPGFGDYARKTEGIRTIPVLALHRA comes from the coding sequence ATGAGCACACCGGACGACTGGAATACGAAGATCATCGAAGAGTTCCGGGCGAACGAGGGCCGCGTCGGCGGCCCGTTCGAGGGCGCCCCGATGATCCTGGTCCACCACAACGGCCGCAAGAGCGGCCGCGAGGTGGTGACCCCGATGATGTACATGGCCGACGAGCAGGACCCCGACACCATCTACGTCTTCGCCTCCAAGGCCGGCGCCCCCACCAACCCGGCCTGGTACTACAACCTGACCACCGCCGGCGCCGGCTCCGTCGAACGCGGCACGGGCGGCTATCCCGTCACCGTGGACGAGGTGACCGGCGAGCGCCGCGACACCCTCTACGCCGAACAGGCCCGCCGCTACCCCGGTTTCGGCGATTACGCCCGCAAGACCGAAGGCATCCGGACCATCCCGGTCCTGGCCCTGCACCGCGCCTGA
- a CDS encoding SDR family oxidoreductase, whose protein sequence is MILVTGATGTVGRVLVDQLLEAGVPVRAATRRPDAAGLPAGVPVVRADLDDPDSLTPALDGVDAVFLLSTGPDLPRHDANVGKAAAAAGVGRIVKLSSGRTGDPAADDPIPAWHRAGEQAVRDSGVAWTMVRPLGFMTNALHWAPSIRRRDTVSAPYGQGRIAVVDPVDIAAVARHALIEPGHVGHTYTLSGPQALSPGEQTEILAEVLGRPLRYEETSPEQARAALLGFGVDAEMADAIMALRATALESFTSIVHPTVEEVTGRPARSFADWVRAHRDEFA, encoded by the coding sequence ATGATTCTCGTGACGGGTGCGACCGGAACCGTCGGACGGGTGCTGGTCGATCAACTGCTCGAGGCCGGGGTGCCGGTGCGCGCCGCCACCCGCCGGCCGGATGCCGCCGGGCTACCGGCCGGAGTGCCGGTGGTGCGGGCGGATCTCGACGATCCGGACAGCCTCACTCCCGCCTTGGACGGCGTCGACGCCGTCTTCCTCCTGTCGACAGGACCCGATCTGCCGCGGCACGACGCCAACGTCGGGAAGGCGGCCGCGGCGGCGGGAGTCGGCCGGATCGTCAAGTTGTCCTCCGGCCGGACCGGGGATCCCGCCGCGGACGACCCGATCCCGGCCTGGCACCGGGCCGGGGAACAGGCCGTGCGCGACAGTGGGGTGGCGTGGACGATGGTGCGGCCCTTGGGTTTCATGACCAACGCGCTGCACTGGGCGCCGTCGATCCGCCGTCGTGACACCGTGTCCGCGCCGTACGGGCAGGGTCGCATCGCGGTGGTGGATCCGGTGGATATCGCGGCGGTGGCGCGACATGCGCTGATCGAACCGGGGCATGTGGGGCACACCTACACATTGAGCGGGCCGCAGGCCCTGTCACCGGGGGAGCAGACCGAGATCCTCGCCGAGGTTCTCGGCCGACCGCTGCGGTACGAGGAGACCTCACCGGAGCAGGCGCGGGCCGCCCTGCTGGGTTTCGGGGTCGACGCCGAGATGGCCGATGCCATCATGGCGTTGCGGGCCACCGCGCTGGAATCGTTCACCTCGATCGTGCATCCGACGGTGGAGGAGGTGACCGGCCGGCCGGCGCGGAGTTTCGCCGATTGGGTTCGCGCGCACCGCGACGAATTCGCCTGA
- a CDS encoding PaaI family thioesterase — MTTPLDLELARAVLAAQPFSALLGAEITSFGAGAATLEIPIRPELGQQFGFLHGGVLAYAADNSLTFAAGTVLGPNVLTGGFSITYLRPAGGVRLRAEARVVGSTRRQAACSCELWTEDEAGEATLCAVAQGTTRAVDADRTGG; from the coding sequence GTGACCACGCCGTTGGATCTGGAACTCGCGCGGGCCGTGCTGGCCGCTCAGCCGTTCAGTGCCCTACTCGGGGCGGAGATCACCTCGTTCGGCGCTGGGGCTGCCACGTTGGAGATTCCGATCCGGCCCGAACTCGGGCAGCAGTTCGGTTTCCTGCACGGCGGGGTGCTGGCGTATGCCGCCGACAACTCGCTGACCTTCGCGGCCGGGACGGTTCTGGGGCCGAACGTGCTGACCGGCGGGTTCAGCATCACGTATCTGCGGCCGGCCGGGGGTGTCCGGTTGCGGGCCGAGGCGCGGGTCGTCGGGTCCACCCGGCGGCAGGCGGCGTGCAGTTGTGAGCTGTGGACCGAGGACGAGGCGGGGGAGGCCACCCTGTGCGCGGTCGCACAGGGGACCACCCGGGCCGTGGACGCGGATCGCACCGGCGGCTGA